From Bacteroidetes Order II. bacterium, one genomic window encodes:
- a CDS encoding GNAT family N-acetyltransferase, translating into MTQWPQNTLQTAELKLLPFVGQIHLAILKNWITTQEELILFAGPCPFSFPLSDEAWMQFLEIGTNSRLSYLVIDTQTGDALGFAQVKTINSYTKRLCRLLIGTPANRGRGLGKQLVLALLHICFEDPETTFVDLNVYTHNVRAIRCYTQCGFKEVLDAQPNYTSTELWEAIRMVRTRKNGE; encoded by the coding sequence ATGACCCAGTGGCCCCAAAACACGCTTCAAACAGCCGAATTGAAACTTCTTCCATTTGTGGGTCAGATACATTTAGCAATACTAAAAAACTGGATCACGACTCAAGAAGAATTAATTCTGTTTGCAGGTCCGTGCCCTTTTTCTTTTCCTCTTTCGGATGAAGCGTGGATGCAATTCTTAGAAATAGGTACAAACAGCCGTCTTAGCTACCTTGTGATAGATACCCAAACAGGGGATGCACTCGGTTTTGCCCAAGTTAAAACCATCAATTCATATACCAAGCGCTTATGCCGCCTATTGATTGGAACACCAGCCAATCGTGGACGCGGGTTAGGAAAACAATTGGTATTGGCATTGCTTCATATTTGTTTTGAAGACCCAGAGACGACATTTGTGGACCTGAATGTCTATACCCATAATGTACGCGCGATTCGATGCTATACCCAATGTGGCTTCAAAGAGGTTTTAGATGCCCAACCGAACTACACCAGTACCGAACTTTGGGAGGCCATTCGGATGGTGCGTACTCGCAA